TGTGCTGAGTAAGTTTCAGGATTGCAGATAGAGAACTAATGTTGCTGGAGGTGTAGATTATTGTCTTTGGGGAGAGAATCCATCGAGAATGGCTTTGAAATCACTGTTACAGTGACAGTATACAGATGGATGTTGTGCCTGTATGTGGCTCGGGGGACTTAATGTCTCGGATTGTAGTTTCTCAACAATTTTCTTTTGAGTTCTGGAAAAGGATAGAGGTGCAGGGAATTGTTGAGAATAAAGAGCATTGGCTTCCCGGAGTATTTATGAAATTCTCATCAGGTGCTTGGGGGCacaatagaaagaaaatttggggaggtttgAGGTTGTCAGGAAAAGAGGTGCCAAGAAGCCCCATGTTATTGTGAAGGTTCAGTGTCCAGTGGTGTTGTGGATAAGCAGCATGTGTGTGgactgctccctgctcctcccagggtCTTCCCACTGAGCTCCTTTGAGCTTCTGTTACACCTCAGGTGCGAGGCAGAGGAGATGAAAAGCAGTTGCatcattattttctgtaaaactgaCCTGTATTAGTTTGGTTGAGGGGCTTTCCTAGCTTTTTAAGCTGCTCTTTTTCAGTAGCAAGGGTTGATTTATtaggttgggtttttggggggacCTTTTTGTGcgtttctgtgtgtgtgcatatgggttttctttttccttctaatgTTTCCCTGTAGAAATCATCTGCAGGACAGATGGCCCATTAAGCTTCTGGGGCTGTCTCTCACAAACACCTGTCTAAGGCAGCTGGGAATCAAAGAGGAATTCTCCTCTTTTAATGCccttaaagaaaaacagcaccCGATCCTACTATGTTCTACTTCCCCTCTCTCTCCATCCTGCCAGCTTCCTGGGAAACTTAACTGTTTGGTTCTGGCCATCTGTTGAGACAGCGAGGGGCTGGGTGGGGACGTGGCAGCCAGAGCCTTTGGGGACAGCAAGGGCAGCTTTGGGGTGATGGATTGCAGTGGCTGGCTGGGCTGAGAGCCTCGGTGGCAGAGAGGATGATACAGGGGGTGGACTTTTATGTAAGGAACACAGATGAGAGCAGATGAAGCAGCTGTCGTACACTGGTTGTGCCTGTACCTTGTACCCTTTGTATTTGCAGCCAAAACACAcctcagcagccagggatgggcTGCTTGAGAAGGCAGGGTAGCGTGGCCAGGCTTGCACGTGGGGTGTGAGAGATGAAGGGTGAAGCCTGTTTGTCCCCTGAGCCCACACAGAGGGGTGGCAGTGGGGCCAGGTGTCCCGCTGGGCACTGTGGggagccctgtgtccctgcccgtcaccacagctgtgcagggcaTGCTGTGCACATGCAGCATGTCacaggctgccctggcagctgctgccagaggcaAACAAGCATTgctcccctgagctgctgcccaggctcccaTGGAGGGGTCAGCGAGTTGCTGCAGGTGGTGGCTGACAGGCCGGCAGGAGTGAGGTTGCTGTGTTTAATTATAGCTCCAATTTGAGAAACTAGTAGAGCAACAGAGTTTTTTTTATCGAGTTCTGGGGAAACGGAGCACTTTACAGGATTTGATTGCTGCATAACACATCCTGTGACACAGACAGAAACTTTCCTGTGGTCTCTGCAAAAGGAAATTTGAAACCTACGGGCAATAAAATTCTGGAGATGGGCTGTACCTCCCAGATGCTATGGGATACAGCCAATAGTGGTTTTTCTTGGGGCAGGATGTTTGTACAGCCACGGGGAGcttggggcaggagctgctgtacccaggggctgcagaggagcagtggGGAGGAGGGTGCAGGGGCTGAGCCTGCTTGGACTAAAGCAACCCTGAAGCAGACGGAGGAAGAGAGGATGCATGGAAAAGGCTGAGCAGGCTTTGGATGTCCTTTTTTTCGTGAAGTGGTGACTGAGTAAGCTACACAAGTTAACTCTTTCCTCCCATGCAGGCTGCAGAGGACTCACTGTCTCCTATTGAGGGCTGATGCTGCTGATGCTGGCCCTACCTATTATGTTTGAGGTTGCCAGAGCTGCTGTAGGCACTGGGTGCCACTGCCTTGTGAGTGGAGGCTTTGTGGTCATGGCCAGCTCTACCTCTCTCACAAACAGCATTGGAGGGCACCCAAAGTGTTTGGCCATGAGAGGTGCTCCACCTGAAGGGTGAGCTCTAGATGTGCCTGAGGCTCTTGGCGTGTTGCAGATGATTTGGGACATGATCTGGAGGCACCCAGTGAAGATGTTCTTTGACCTAAGGATCttactttctatttttcatCATGTGTAGGGGCAGGAAATCTACTGCCTAGGTTTGTAGGTATTCCCTAGGGACGACACAGTCTTCCTGTGCCTTTTAGAGTTGCTTaaggggctgtggcaggggatGAGCCTCTGTCAAGACATGCTTCCTGCTGGTATTGCAAAGAGCCTTCTGTGCTGAGAGGGCTGGGGTTTATGTGGGAACAGCGTCCTGTGTACCTGGCTTGTTAGGGGTGAGAAATCTGAAGTCCCCCTGCTGCTTAGGGGGACAGACTGTGCCAGACGGAGCAGGAGCAGCCGCCGCATTTTGCTGCTGTGGTGGCTGAGTGCTAATTGGTTTTACTGCCTGATCATCAGGTTATTTTTGGCTTGATCAAGTTTCAttcccagctggctgggggTAGAGAGGTCCTAATAGTCTAATCTCCACGCTTGATAGAAATCTAGGCAGGAAGCTGGTTTGGTCACTGTAGGTTTGGGATGTGCAGTTGCAGGAATACAGGATGAAAATAGCTATATTTTGGTAGTTACATGGGGCAAGGGGAGTTCTGCTTCAGGGTCTGCTGCACCATAGGCTTCCTGGGAAACTCCTGTAAGGCCATTTAGATGTTTGGTGACTCTCAGGTGTGTTTTGGGTTAGACACAGGGAATTTACCTCATCCCTCAGGATTTCAGAGCCCTGAAGTGTCTGAGGATGTTTATGAACAGATTTTAAGCAAATAAAAGTGAGCAGATTGAACCTTCAAGTatggtggggaaaaaaggaggcttGGATACCATGCGATTAGGCAACAGTGTAATGTTTGCAAGGACCAAGGTACTTGGTAGGTCTGTGGGTCCTGTCCTTAATCCACCTGTGTTTCCACTGCCTCTCCTCTTTACTGCATGCATGTGTTTGAGCCCAGGCTTTCTGGACAGCTTTGTGGCTGATGAGGTATAAGGTCCAGAGCAGCTGCTACAGACCCGGTACtgtcctcagcagcagagagacagaactggagcagctgggaggagcATCAGAAGGGCTGGACAAATCCATTACAGCTGCAGGGCCCTTGCAAGACAAATGCTGTGGGTATCAGCCCATCTATGATGGCCAGGTACAGCACAGCTGTCACGGTGGATTCCCCTCTCACATGCACActtccttgtgctgctgcagtgctggaaaactcccctgggctctgccagatTGCTCCCAGAGAGGTCCAGTATTGGAAAGGGACACTGCCCCTGCTTCATCTGCTTCATACTTGCTATTGGTTCTCAACCTGTACTTTGTAGAAGATGCTTAGCATGGCAAGTGCCCTGTTAGGCTATTACAAAGGACATACATCCACTGCACCTTTTTGGAATATTCTTAGGTGTAACAAATCAAAGCCAGCTCAAGATGTTGAGTTGTCTTGGGAAATCTAAAATAGGAGAGCAAGAATCTCTCACTGGCCTGAACGTGATACAGCTGAACAAACTTGTGTCCAACTTAAATGTATAAACATTTCATCGTCCCTGCTTGACTCCAGTTTCATACTGTCTTCCCCTGCTCGCAGACTGGAAGTGCCATCAAACCCTGGAGCGAGAGGTTCTGTAGTGCCACCTCTTTAATTCAAGCACCACTGCTTTGTCAGGTAAAAGGCTGCCCTGCGGATGACAGTGCCAGCCAGCCTAGCAGCAGgcagcatccctgtccccagggccctggGGAGCCATGTCCTCCAGGCAGGCAGcttgtcaccacagagcagctaGGCTGTGGCTCGCGGAGGCTGCAGGCACCAGCTCCAGGCGCTGCCGGAGCAGGGTCTGGTTCTGCACCTCGGCGGTGGGCGcgcagctctggctgctgcagcgCCGTGGCGTGTGCGCTTGAGTCTCCTCTCTCCCACGCTGCGGAGCTCTCCTCTCCAGACGCTGGCGGGGAAGAGCTGTGGAGGTGGGAGAGATTGAGCTATCATTGGCGTGGCACCAGTGGGGTTTCTTTGCACCACTAAGCAGTAGCTATCAGAATTGAATGCAGTATGCTGAACAGCTGAGCAAGGGAGCAGACACTGAAAAGAGCCTGCGAAGAAAAGGGAtctgtgaggaaaaaaccctctttcAGCTGCACATAGGCACTGCCCGTCACAGAGAGCTGTGGCAGGGAGTAGGAATTGCCTGTTTATGGTGGTTGATCTGCACAGTCCCTGGGATGCTTGAAAAAAGGATTAAGGAGGAGAGAATcgcaggagaaagaggaggTGGAGGTCTCCCTTTGCAAACTCACAGGCTAATAGAAACCATCCTCTAAATTGTTAGTGTGTCAGGATACGTTAATGTAAGTATAATGTTTTCAAATCCTCAGCATCTTCTATCTGAATGTCACTGAATTAGTGCTAATTGCATTCATTAGCTTGTTAGCCATTAATACTCAGCATTCAGGAGGCTGGCTCTGTCTCTGGACGATGGGGTAATGAGATGTGTGACTGGCTGCAGTGCCATGCCATAGCTGTGCTGTAGGAGCATGGGTTTGTGCACCAGATTGTTTTATTGGCATTTGTGTCTGGCCTGTGTTTTCCCGGCTCTTGGCCAGTGGCTTACCACAAATTAGTGGAAACTCTTAATGGGAGAGCAGTGTTAATGATGATGTGGATACATTTCCACCAACTCCTGCCCTGAAAGCAACTGGCCAGACAAATGATGAAGGCAAATTTTGATCTTTTGGCCTTGAGCCAGTTACTAAACTGCCTCTGTAATCACAAAGCTATTCAGTGCAGTCTTCATTGGTGAGTCATGGAGTCCCACCTTTCTTTGCTTCTTGCTCTCAGGAGAAATTCtctattactttttttctccttcttttttccccccctccttcttttttttccccctccttcttttttttcctgctttttccctccttctttttttttccctccttctttttttttttcctccttctttttttccccctccttctttttttcccttccttcctttctttctctttccccctgTCCCATCTTCCCTTCCTGTGGAATTTCTGACCATGAGGCCAGAGCAGGAGGTGTGGGCATCAGGCTTTCCCTAGCGAGAAACCAGGAAAGGTCCAGAAGTGCCAGGATGGCATGCCCAGCCCACTCAGCACCCCGAGTCCTGTCAAGACCAGCAAGCCTCAGGTCTCTCATCCCTGAGGAGAGCCAGTAGGATGCTCCTGCTCAGGCCCTCTTTCAGACTTTCCCCCTGACTTTAGAGATGTGGGATGGCCTCAGAGTGAGAGAGAGGAGCATTCACCACAGGACTGTTGCTTCCTGATTGGATGGATGGCTTTGGTTAGAAAATGCTGGTTCAGAAATACCACAGCAGCAACATGTCTTCTCTGGTTTCAGCAGTTCTAGTGGGAAACCACTCAGCATCCAACCTTGTGAGTCTGGGTCAGCCAGGAGcagaaaaaatagcaaaaactGTAGCTAGTTAAAGAGGTTGAACTTTTCTTTTAGACACATCACTCTCGCTTTGGGCTGGATTTTGTCTGCAGATTATCTAGATTTGAATACACACAATTTATTGTGACAGTTTCGGTTGGCAAACCCCAGACATGATAAATCTTTCAAACTTTTCTACTATCAGCTACCATTTGAGCTTCCTGCCTTGTGCTCAAAGCCTGAGTATACAGCTTCTGCCTTCCTCCTGTGTGGTTGTTTTCCACTGTCccagttttgaaatatttctagaCCCTGACTGCTGCATCTGGCTTTGTGCTGCCTTTCCAGGAACCTGGACTTAGTTATTCAGTGAAATAAGAGCAAAAAATGCATGACCAAACATGCCTTGCTACAATCCAAAAGAAGTACCTCCAAAGCACTGTGTAGCTCATCTGGCTCACTGAAAAGCATTTTGCCTGGTCTGCTGAAAGGATCTTATTAAACCCTTATCATAGGGTACACCTTTTGCACCATCCCAGCAAGACCTCTTAACTTTACCTTAAAGAAAGAGTTGTGTTGGGCACTTGCAGCCAGGACTGGCTGTTCTTGTCTGAACCACCACAGGAAAGGGTTTTCCTTGGAGAGGGAATTCCCTCACAAGGCACTGGAACAACATTTGCACGCACAGTGCCAAAATAATTGTATCTCATTTTATTACTCTTCAAagactttgaaatatttagacATCAGCATAAATTGTCTCCTctttgggcagctctgggaagaCTTGGCTGGGGCACAAGGCTGCTGGTGCTTGAGTCCGACACTTGCTTGGGCTGGATTAGCTGTGCTTGGTGCCTGGGGGAATTTCTGTGGGCCTCTGGAAGGGTGAAGTGGCAAATGGAAAAAAGTGTTTGTGTTCAGCTGAGCCAAGATGAAATGGAGACAAATTGGAAGAAAAGGCTTTCCGAACTGAGGGTTTCCAGGGTTTTTTGACTGCAGGATGAGACAGAGTCATTTCATGGGACTCAATACCTGTACCTTTATATGCATGCCAGGACAGAAGTTACCTTTTTCAATTCTCGTTGACTGTATTTACTTAACCCAGATAGTATTTGTAGTTTCTAATTGCCATCATTTCCCAGAAAGCAGAGTGAGTGTCTTCAGGCAAAATCATGCCTCTAGCTTCTTGTTTGGCTGATATGttctggcacagcctgggggctgcagcatcTGAGAGGAGGATgcacaaataaataattgataCTTGTTTAGGGTTTGACCTGAAATGGCAGCTGAAGAATGCGATGTATTgcatgggaaaagaaaaaaaggccaaGCATTAATGATTTTAATTCCCCTAGTCTGAGACGCATTTAATTCCCCTAATCTCAAAAACAGCAAAGAGGTATTGGCCATTGCCTCATGCTGAGATAGACAAGATTATGGTTTGTAGGTCAAAAGCATTTATAACTAAATGTCCATGCTAAAGCCACTCTGCtctgagttttttcttttcctctcccacaTGGCAGATCCCGGAGACAGCAGGATCATTCTGAGATGAGCCACCTGTAACTGGGGCTGGCCTtgctgccagggctccctgcCCCGCGAGGATGAGGAGCCGTCTGCCGGTCTAACAGAAAGATTTTGTGGCggtggttgttttatttttcccaaacgTCGCAAAATTCCATGTGACAGCGGATCCGCTTCCTGCGCCCTCCTTGTGCCACCTCGCAGCCAAGGGCTCGgcggggcagggccagcaccaTGGCGGCGAAGCAGCCCCCGCCGCTGATGAAGAAGCACAGCCAGACCGACCTGGTGAGCAGGCTGAAGACACGCAAGATCCTGGGCGTCGGCGGGGAGGATGATGACGGAGAGGTCCATCGCTCCAAGGTGagggcagcagagaggggagccCATGTGCAGTGATGGAAAAGGGACATTCTGCTGGGGAAACCAGGGTTTGTCCATCCATGTGGTTTGGGGTAGTCACAGCCAGGCATTGTGAACAGGAGCATGTTCACATGACTGCTCTGGCAGTGTGCACATGACAGCAGGACAGGTGGACACCCtgagggctctgcaggagcctgtgctccgtcAGGATGTGACATGCAGGTGATGTGTGTGAGGAGTCAGTTCCCTTCTTCCACAGGTAAGAGGATGCAGGAGTTAGTGTTGACCTTCCTCAGCAGCATGCTGCTGATCCCAGTAAGGGAGCAgtggaggctgcagctcctgatggAAATCAAGGCAGGTGTTGGGACCAAAGAGTTGCAGCTGAATCCTttgtcctcctcctcttcccaatCTTCTCAGAGATAAACTCCCACATGGGATTAGGTATGTGGTTTTGGGCCTAGTGAGTGCTGCCTAAAGACTGGGGAATGATCTGCTTAGCTTGTGCCTTTCATTTGAATTTCAGATTAGCCAAGTATTGGGAAATGAAATCAAGTTTGCAGTCCGGGAACCACTGGGACTCAGGTAAGGTTCCAGATCACCTTGGAGCTAGGTCATCTGAGGCCCCTTGGCCACAGCATCCCTGCTAGCTCTGTTTCTGGCACcaactctgctgctgtgctaGCATCACTGCTCCCTGTAGGGGCTTCTTGCAGCTGTGGAACTAGGACAGCTCTGCATTCTTTCCCCATAAATGAACCTGAGGCCTCAAGTTCTTGTCTCATTACATGTGCAGAGAACTGCAAGGGCTATGTGAGGCTGGAGGAGCTCCTGTTTTACTGTGTGACAGGGTGGTGTGTCCTGTGGGGACCCTGCCCTGCACCAGCCTCTTGGCAGGGTCACTTCCCTCCTTTGCTTGGGTGAGGAGAGTCTGGCTCTGTCTCACCAGCAAGGCTGGTCTGCATGTTGAGGCTGGAGCTAGCAGCATGTGGAAAGCTGAGTCCTTCCATGGGAGGTTCCTGGCTGTCTCACTTGTGTGTGGGGGAAGGATGAAGGCTGATGATGGAGCAGGAGAAATGCTCTGTGAAGTATGGGGTCGGTCACCTCCAAGCTCATGCTGGGTCCTCTGTCTTCCCTCCCATGCAGGGTCTGGCAGCTGGTTTCCGCCGTCATGTTCTCTGGAGTCGCCATCATGGTGAGTGAGGGATGTGGTCCTGGCAAGAaccagctcctggctgccaaGGGGGTGCCCCAGAATGGCCCTTTGTTCCCTGCATTTCtcttcctcccctgcccccaGCAACTCCTACCAAGCGCTTTCTCCTGTGAGGCCTTTGCCCTCACTGTACCTCAGTAATGGGCTTTGCCAACAGTGTCCTTGGCAGTTTGTTCCTGTCACCAGAGCCTGTTTTCATTAGCAGGGCCCATAAACCAAGGAACGGCAGCCTTGGCCACAGAAACCAGCCACACTGCCGATAGTTGACATGGTGATATTTCTGTACCTGCTTGATGTCCACTTtcctggccagcagctccaATCCCTCACAGGCAcggtgctgcagcactgctgcccaggAGCACATGGTTTGGTGGCCCTGGCCAGTTCAGGCTGCTGAGTTTCTCTCTCGCCCCGCCAGGCCCTCGCTTTCCCTGACCAGCTCTTTGATGCCATCTTTGAGGAGGAGTCGGCGAGCAGCAAGACTCCCATCCGGCTCTATGGAGGAGCCCTCCTCAGTGAGTGCCGTACCATGCACTGGGGCACGCTGCTGCCgcacagtgaggggacaggggctgaaacagcagggacagagtcagacacctgcagctggagggcAGAACATGTGCTCTTAGCAAAGAGATTGCTAAGGGGTATTTTGTAAAGCTTGGCCACCGCTGCTCTTTCCTAGCGGAGATTTGGGCGTGTTGCAGGTAGGGCAGGAAGGGCTGAATACCTGGGGCCTCACCCCATGTACCCCAGCAAAGGggggcccagggaggagctgcgGCTCCGTGGGAGCGGGAGAGGAGATGGGGCAAGCGGCAGCAGGAGGTGCGGGGAGCTGGGAGAAGCGgtgtgggaagggaaag
This region of Catharus ustulatus isolate bCatUst1 chromosome 6, bCatUst1.pri.v2, whole genome shotgun sequence genomic DNA includes:
- the TP53I11 gene encoding tumor protein p53-inducible protein 11, which translates into the protein MAAKQPPPLMKKHSQTDLVSRLKTRKILGVGGEDDDGEVHRSKISQVLGNEIKFAVREPLGLRVWQLVSAVMFSGVAIMALAFPDQLFDAIFEEESASSKTPIRLYGGALLSIALIMWNALYTAEKAIIRWSLLAEACYFAVQFLVTTVSLVESSRIATGAVLLLVSRALFILISIYYYYQVGRRPKKV